Proteins co-encoded in one Cataglyphis hispanica isolate Lineage 1 chromosome 4, ULB_Chis1_1.0, whole genome shotgun sequence genomic window:
- the LOC126848720 gene encoding zwei Ig domain protein zig-8-like produces the protein MTRSAWGSRFFLTMAMITIVIANYQRHRDKLHLREQLVNGHKAIRNITQLQEEIIANLPPLRIPRLRHHRVTDWDPYFENADGQGINGPQNVALHLGATAFLDCRVAMLAGKKVMWIRRNTEWASLLTLGNTTHTSDSRYSMSFQYPNNWRLAITGVRREDHGVYVCQVNTHPPRMLVTNVTVLAPDIRIIDEAKHELRDRYYKTGSGIELACVVRPSCPDSRVPYPVWRKNGETLPDHVNVYHINGSSEDVVTRLYIERAKKTDSGEYTCSVSQFSTIAVHIHVLNGEKQAAVHHDQWNAACINCHAIITEFCALFINFLFYMWQSYYYSV, from the exons ATGACAAGATCAGCATGGGGGTCGAGGTTTTTCCTCACAATGGCGATGATCACGATCGTTATCGCCAATTATCAACGGCATCGCGACAAACTTCATCTGCGCGAGCAGCTCGTTAATGGTCACAAAGCCATCAGGAATATCACTCAATTGCAAG AGGAGATAATAGCCAATCTGCCTCCTTTACGAATTCCGCGTTTGAGGCATCACCGTGTCACAGACTGGGATCCCTATTTCGAGAATGCGGACGGCCAGGGTATCAATGGCCCGCAAAATGTGGCGTTGCATCTCGGTGCGACCGCTTTTCTCGATTGTCGCGTCGCGATGCTCGCTGGAAAGAAG GTCATGTGGATACGACGCAACACCGAGTGGGCATCCCTCCTAACTCTTGGTAATACTACTCACACATCGGATTCAAGGTACAGCATGAGCTTTCAATATCCAAACAATTGGAGATTAGCCATCACCGGTGTGCGAAGGGAAGATCATGGCGTATATGTCTGTCAAGTGAATACGCATCCGCCGAGAATGCTGGTCACGAACGTCACTGTTCTTG CACCGgatattagaattattgacGAAGCGAAACATGAGTTGCGGGACCGATATTACAAGACCGGAAGTGGTATTGAGCTGGCGTGTGTCGTCCGACCATCTTGCCCCGACTCGAGAGTACCGTATCCCGTCTGGCGGAAAAATGGCGAGACGTTACCGGATCACGTCAACGTTTATCACATTAATGG ATCGAGCGAGGACGTGGTGACGAGGCTCTATATCGAACGAGCGAAAAAGACTGATAGCGGCGAATATACGTGCTCAGTAAGCCAATTCAGCACGATCGCGGTACACATTCATGTCCTAAATg GTGAAAAACAAGCTGCTGTTCATCATGATCAGTGGAATGCAGCCTGTATCAATTGTCACGCAATTATTACTGAGTTCTGCGCTCTGttcatcaattttcttttttacatgtggcaaagttattattattctgtataa